In Salinisphaera sp. LB1, one genomic interval encodes:
- the nrdR gene encoding transcriptional regulator NrdR, translated as MQCPFCDERATRVVDSRLAAEGSQVRRRRECPNCHTRFTTFETAELLMPRIVKNDGTPEPFDVAKLRRGITRALYKRPVGPEAVDTAVSHIQQRLRADPERDVASRKLGEWVMDELRELDQVAYVRFASVYRRFEDVQAFREEIERLESTPGRDSGQLPLIDAGKNSS; from the coding sequence GTGCAGTGCCCCTTCTGCGACGAACGCGCCACCCGCGTGGTCGATTCCCGCCTGGCCGCCGAGGGCAGTCAGGTGCGGCGTCGGCGCGAATGTCCGAACTGCCATACCCGGTTCACCACGTTCGAAACGGCCGAGTTGCTGATGCCGCGTATCGTCAAGAACGACGGCACACCCGAGCCGTTCGATGTGGCCAAATTGCGCCGGGGCATCACCCGGGCGTTGTACAAGCGCCCGGTCGGCCCGGAAGCGGTGGATACCGCCGTCAGCCATATCCAGCAGCGCCTGCGCGCCGATCCCGAGCGGGATGTGGCCTCGCGCAAGCTGGGTGAATGGGTGATGGACGAACTGCGCGAACTCGACCAGGTGGCCTACGTGCGTTTCGCCTCGGTGTATCGTCGTTTCGAGGACGTCCAGGCGTTCCGCGAGGAAATCGAGCGGCTGGAATCCACGCCGGGCCGGGATAGCGGCCAGCTGCCGTTGATCGATGCTGGAAAGAACTCGTCATGA
- the cysS gene encoding cysteine--tRNA ligase, with the protein MLQLFNSLTRQREPLKTLEPGKVRLYVCGITVYDYCHLGHARFLVVFDMFVRYLRARRWHVRYVRNVTDIDDKIIRRAAESGTTPEAVAERFATALAEDEAALGLIAPDVEPRATDHIGPIIDMIERLIERGAAYVGDNGEVYYDVSTFERYGALSGRRLDELRSGARIAVNEAKDDPLDFVLWKPAKPGEPSWDSPWGAGRPGWHIECSAMSTHCLGDSFDIHGGGLDLQFPHHENEIAQSEAATGQRYVGLWMHNGFVTVDDEKMSKSLGNFLTLRDVLEQYDAESVRYFVLATHYRSPLAYNAEAMDSAATALARLYTTLRDAPADGDATAEINADYRARFRQAMDDDLNTPAAIAVLFDMAREANRAGEHDSDRQAALAAGLREFGAMIGLLQQDADAYLQAGGVGESGLSAETIESMLAQRRDARAARDFATADRIRDELTAAGIVLEDSAEGTKWRRG; encoded by the coding sequence ATGCTGCAACTGTTTAACAGCCTGACGCGTCAGCGCGAGCCGCTGAAGACCCTCGAGCCCGGAAAAGTCCGGCTCTATGTCTGCGGTATTACGGTCTACGATTATTGCCATCTCGGCCATGCCCGTTTTCTGGTCGTGTTCGACATGTTCGTGCGCTATCTTCGGGCCCGGCGCTGGCATGTGCGCTATGTGCGCAACGTCACCGACATCGACGACAAGATCATCCGGCGCGCGGCCGAGAGCGGCACCACGCCCGAAGCGGTGGCCGAACGGTTCGCAACCGCGCTGGCCGAAGACGAAGCCGCGCTCGGCCTGATCGCGCCCGACGTCGAACCGCGGGCCACCGACCATATCGGGCCGATCATCGACATGATCGAGCGGCTGATCGAGCGCGGCGCGGCCTACGTCGGCGACAACGGCGAGGTGTACTACGACGTCTCCACCTTCGAGCGTTATGGCGCGTTGTCCGGCCGCCGGCTGGACGAGCTGCGTTCGGGCGCCCGCATCGCGGTGAACGAGGCCAAGGACGACCCGCTCGATTTCGTGCTCTGGAAGCCGGCCAAGCCGGGCGAGCCGTCCTGGGATTCGCCGTGGGGCGCGGGCCGCCCAGGCTGGCATATCGAATGCTCGGCCATGTCCACCCATTGCCTGGGCGACTCGTTCGATATCCACGGCGGCGGCCTGGACCTGCAGTTTCCGCATCACGAGAACGAAATCGCCCAGAGCGAGGCGGCGACGGGGCAGCGCTACGTCGGTTTGTGGATGCACAACGGTTTCGTGACCGTCGACGACGAAAAGATGTCGAAGTCGCTGGGCAATTTCCTGACCCTGCGCGACGTGCTCGAGCAATACGACGCCGAGTCGGTCCGTTATTTCGTGCTGGCCACGCATTATCGCAGCCCGCTGGCCTACAACGCCGAGGCCATGGACAGCGCCGCGACCGCGCTGGCCCGGCTGTATACGACGCTACGCGATGCGCCGGCTGACGGTGACGCGACTGCCGAAATCAACGCCGATTACCGGGCGCGCTTCCGGCAAGCGATGGATGATGACCTGAATACGCCGGCCGCCATCGCCGTGCTGTTCGACATGGCGCGCGAGGCCAACCGGGCGGGCGAACACGACAGCGACCGGCAGGCCGCGCTGGCGGCCGGACTGCGCGAGTTCGGTGCCATGATCGGCCTGCTGCAACAGGACGCCGATGCCTATCTGCAGGCGGGCGGGGTCGGCGAGAGCGGCCTGAGCGCCGAGACCATTGAATCGATGCTCGCGCAGCGGCGCGACGCGCGCGCGGCCCGGGATTTCGCCACCGCCGACCGGATTCGCGACGAACTGACAGCGGCCGGTATCGTGCTCGAGGATTCGGCCGAGGGCACCAAATGGCGGCGCGGTTGA
- the ribE gene encoding 6,7-dimethyl-8-ribityllumazine synthase, with product MQTIQGEFDGERVKIAIVSTRWNDDIVDRLLEGAIDVLTDCGVDDDDVIVVKVPGAFELPLAVDRLADSGKYDGIIALGAVIRGDTPHFDYVAGECAKGLSATALEYGIPVGFGVITADNAEQADARAQPDEDHNKGAEAASAVIEMVNVLRQIEVEDE from the coding sequence ATGCAGACCATCCAAGGAGAATTCGACGGCGAGCGCGTCAAGATCGCCATCGTATCGACCCGCTGGAACGACGATATCGTCGATCGCCTGCTGGAAGGTGCGATCGACGTCCTGACCGACTGCGGCGTCGATGACGACGACGTCATCGTGGTCAAGGTGCCCGGGGCGTTCGAATTGCCGCTGGCCGTGGACCGGCTCGCCGATTCCGGCAAGTACGACGGCATCATCGCGCTCGGCGCGGTCATCCGCGGCGATACGCCGCATTTCGACTATGTGGCCGGCGAGTGTGCCAAGGGCTTGTCCGCTACCGCGCTCGAATATGGCATTCCGGTCGGTTTCGGCGTGATCACCGCCGACAACGCCGAGCAGGCCGATGCCCGGGCCCAGCCCGATGAAGACCACAACAAGGGCGCCGAAGCCGCAAGTGCCGTGATCGAAATGGTCAACGTACTGCGCCAGATCGAAGTCGAGGACGAGTAA
- the thiL gene encoding thiamine-phosphate kinase yields MREFELIGALRERLRPRRADTRLGIGDDAAILAPPPGHELVVTTDTLIGGRHFPHDTPAADIGFKSVAVNLSDLAAMGADPAWLTVALAAPVLRQAWCHAFIDGAREAIGARDIDIVGGDTTRSETLTVAITALGTLPQGSALRRDAARVGDLVAVTGTLGDAAAGLACWPGRAQAGADARALIARLTRPTPRDGMRLRGLAHAAIDVSDGLLADLGHILAASDVGARIDVDALPASPALTRHVVDSRQRRQLQATGGDDYELCLTLAPADLERARAALNCPLTVIGRIERATGLRLTDATGRVLDTQALSRAGWDHFDGR; encoded by the coding sequence ATGCGCGAGTTCGAGCTGATTGGCGCGCTGCGCGAGCGCCTGCGCCCGCGCCGCGCCGATACCCGGCTCGGCATTGGCGACGATGCGGCCATCCTGGCGCCGCCGCCCGGCCACGAGCTCGTGGTGACCACCGATACCCTGATCGGCGGGCGTCATTTCCCGCACGATACGCCCGCGGCCGATATCGGCTTCAAGAGCGTGGCGGTCAATCTGAGCGATCTCGCCGCCATGGGCGCGGATCCGGCCTGGCTGACGGTCGCGCTGGCGGCCCCCGTGTTGCGGCAGGCGTGGTGCCATGCCTTCATCGACGGTGCGCGGGAGGCGATCGGGGCCCGCGATATCGACATCGTGGGCGGCGACACCACCCGAAGCGAGACGCTGACCGTCGCCATCACCGCGCTCGGCACGTTGCCGCAGGGCAGTGCGCTGCGGCGGGATGCGGCCCGGGTGGGCGATCTCGTGGCGGTGACCGGTACGCTGGGCGACGCGGCCGCCGGGCTGGCTTGCTGGCCCGGGCGCGCGCAGGCCGGCGCCGACGCGCGGGCACTGATCGCGCGCCTGACCCGGCCGACCCCGCGCGACGGCATGCGCCTGCGTGGCCTGGCCCATGCCGCGATCGATGTCTCCGATGGTCTGCTGGCGGATCTCGGCCATATCCTGGCCGCGAGCGATGTCGGCGCACGTATCGACGTCGACGCGCTGCCCGCGTCGCCGGCGCTGACCCGCCATGTCGTGGATAGCCGCCAGCGTCGACAATTGCAGGCCACCGGGGGCGACGATTACGAACTCTGCCTCACTCTCGCCCCGGCCGACCTCGAGCGGGCGCGGGCCGCGCTGAATTGTCCGCTGACCGTCATCGGGCGCATCGAGCGCGCCACCGGCCTGCGGCTGACCGACGCGACCGGCCGTGTGCTGGATACACAAGCGCTGTCGCGCGCCGGCTGGGACCACTTCGACGGGCGTTGA
- a CDS encoding FmdB family zinc ribbon protein has translation MPIYEYVCTNCGEPLEKLQKLSDAPLTDCPACGQAALKRKVSAAGFRLAGGGWYETDFKSDNRRNVTGDGAASKSSSDGESSGGGASSGGESKSADAGSKASGESKSATPAPKSSSAGSD, from the coding sequence ATGCCGATTTATGAATATGTGTGTACGAATTGTGGTGAGCCGCTGGAGAAGCTGCAGAAGCTGTCCGATGCGCCGCTGACCGATTGTCCGGCCTGTGGCCAGGCCGCGCTCAAGCGCAAGGTCTCGGCCGCGGGTTTTCGTCTGGCCGGCGGCGGCTGGTACGAGACCGACTTCAAATCCGATAACCGCCGCAACGTCACCGGCGACGGCGCTGCGTCGAAGTCGTCTTCGGACGGCGAGTCGTCGGGTGGCGGTGCGTCGTCGGGCGGCGAGTCGAAATCGGCGGATGCGGGCAGCAAAGCGAGCGGCGAGTCGAAAAGCGCGACGCCGGCGCCCAAATCGTCGAGCGCGGGTAGCGATTGA
- a CDS encoding riboflavin synthase — protein sequence MFTGIVKGLGTIVDQQTQDGDTRLTIDIGDTDLGPIAVGDSIAVSGVCLTATEVDGSRFAADVSKETLSLTTFGERSVGSSVNLEAPLRAGDPLGGHMVAGHADGIGVLEEMVADARSWRLTFSAPKHLAHYIAPKGSVAVDGISLTVNEVAGRRFGVNIIPHTMHHTSLGATRIGDRVNIEIDIIARYLARIAGHE from the coding sequence ATGTTTACAGGCATAGTCAAAGGGCTCGGCACGATCGTCGATCAACAGACCCAGGACGGCGACACCCGGCTGACCATCGATATCGGCGACACCGATCTCGGCCCGATCGCCGTCGGCGACAGCATCGCCGTATCCGGCGTGTGCCTGACCGCGACCGAGGTCGACGGCTCGCGCTTTGCGGCCGACGTCTCCAAGGAAACCCTGTCGCTGACCACGTTCGGCGAGCGTTCGGTGGGTTCGTCGGTGAATCTGGAAGCGCCGCTGCGGGCCGGCGACCCACTGGGCGGCCACATGGTCGCCGGTCATGCCGACGGTATCGGCGTGCTCGAGGAAATGGTGGCCGACGCCCGCTCCTGGCGGCTGACGTTCTCGGCGCCCAAGCATCTGGCGCACTACATCGCGCCCAAGGGCTCGGTGGCGGTGGACGGTATCAGCCTCACCGTCAACGAAGTGGCGGGCCGGCGTTTCGGCGTCAACATTATCCCGCACACGATGCATCACACCTCATTGGGCGCCACTCGTATCGGCGACCGCGTCAACATCGAGATCGATATCATCGCGCGCTACCTCGCGCGCATTGCCGGTCACGAATAG
- the folD gene encoding bifunctional methylenetetrahydrofolate dehydrogenase/methenyltetrahydrofolate cyclohydrolase FolD, which translates to MSAQLIDGKKLASAYRADVRKAVETRRAAGQRAPGLAVILVGDDAASQVYVGKKTKACEKAGLVSRAVYPSADISEAELLGLIDDFNSDDTIDGILVQLPLPAHINASAVIERIRPDKDVDGFHPYNVGRLAQRVPLLRACTPLGIIRLLESIDEPFLGRQAVVVGASNIVGRPMALEFLLKGATTTVCHRFTRDLADEVGQAEILVVGVGKPGLVQGEWIREGATVIDVGMNRLDCGKLVGDVAFETAAERAAWITPVPGGVGPMTVAMLVSNTLRAAEMREAAEADQG; encoded by the coding sequence ATGTCGGCTCAATTGATCGATGGCAAAAAACTCGCTTCGGCGTACCGCGCCGATGTCCGCAAGGCCGTCGAGACGCGCCGGGCCGCCGGGCAACGCGCACCCGGTCTGGCGGTGATTCTCGTCGGCGACGACGCGGCATCCCAGGTTTATGTCGGCAAGAAGACCAAGGCTTGCGAGAAGGCCGGGCTGGTTTCGCGCGCGGTGTACCCGAGTGCCGACATCAGCGAGGCGGAACTGCTCGGCCTGATCGATGACTTCAACAGCGACGACACTATCGACGGCATCCTGGTGCAGTTGCCGCTACCCGCGCATATCAACGCCAGCGCGGTGATCGAACGTATCCGCCCCGACAAGGACGTCGACGGTTTCCATCCGTACAACGTCGGCCGGCTGGCCCAGCGCGTGCCGCTTCTCAGGGCCTGTACGCCGCTGGGCATCATTCGCCTGCTTGAATCGATCGACGAACCCTTCCTCGGCCGCCAGGCGGTTGTGGTCGGTGCCTCCAACATCGTCGGGCGCCCCATGGCGCTTGAGTTTCTGCTCAAGGGGGCCACCACGACGGTCTGTCATCGCTTCACCCGCGACCTCGCCGACGAGGTCGGTCAGGCCGAGATTCTGGTCGTGGGTGTGGGCAAACCCGGGTTGGTCCAGGGCGAATGGATACGCGAAGGGGCAACCGTGATCGATGTCGGCATGAACCGGCTGGATTGCGGCAAGCTGGTGGGCGACGTGGCGTTCGAGACCGCCGCCGAACGGGCGGCCTGGATCACGCCGGTACCCGGTGGCGTCGGCCCCATGACCGTGGCCATGCTGGTTAGCAACACCCTGCGCGCAGCGGAAATGCGCGAAGCCGCCGAGGCCGATCAGGGCTGA
- the glyA gene encoding serine hydroxymethyltransferase translates to MFHDDQRIAEFDPELAAAIADEDQRQEDHIELIASENYTSPRVMEAQGSQLTNKYAEGYPGKRFYGGCEYVDVAEKLAIERACKLFNCDFANVQPHSGAQANAAVFLALVKPGDTILGMSLDAGGHLTHGAAPNFSGKNYNAVQYGLDEATGRLDYDEIERLAQEHKPKMIIGGFSAYSRAIDWARMRRIADSVDAWLLVDMAHVAGLVATGIYPSPLPHAHVVTTTTHKTLRGPRGGLILSAAGDEKLYKKLNSAVFPGTQGGPLMHVIAAKAVAFKEALDADFQSYTQRIVDNATAMADVFVERGYDVVSGGTDNHLMLVSLVKQDITGKDAEALLGRAHITANKNAVPGDPRSPFVTSGLRIGTPAATTRGFNVDDMRQVATWICDVLDTHADGGDVDAQVSRVRSAVAELCSRYPVYRAATRGAA, encoded by the coding sequence ATGTTTCATGACGACCAGCGTATTGCCGAATTCGATCCCGAACTGGCGGCTGCCATCGCCGACGAGGATCAGCGCCAGGAAGACCACATCGAGCTGATTGCGTCGGAGAACTACACCAGTCCGCGTGTCATGGAAGCCCAGGGCTCGCAGCTGACCAACAAGTACGCCGAGGGCTACCCGGGCAAGCGCTTCTACGGTGGCTGCGAATACGTCGATGTGGCCGAAAAACTGGCCATCGAGCGCGCCTGTAAGCTGTTCAACTGCGACTTCGCCAACGTGCAGCCGCATTCCGGTGCCCAGGCCAACGCCGCCGTGTTTCTGGCGCTGGTCAAGCCGGGCGATACCATCCTCGGCATGAGCCTGGACGCCGGCGGCCATCTTACCCATGGCGCCGCGCCCAACTTCTCCGGCAAGAATTATAACGCCGTGCAGTACGGTCTCGACGAGGCGACCGGCCGGCTCGACTACGACGAAATCGAACGCCTGGCACAGGAACACAAGCCGAAGATGATCATCGGCGGGTTCTCGGCCTATTCGCGCGCTATCGACTGGGCGCGCATGCGCCGGATCGCCGACAGCGTCGATGCCTGGTTGCTGGTCGACATGGCCCATGTGGCCGGCCTGGTCGCCACCGGCATCTATCCGAGCCCGTTGCCGCATGCGCATGTGGTCACCACCACCACGCACAAGACACTGCGCGGCCCTCGGGGCGGCCTGATTCTGTCCGCGGCCGGCGATGAGAAGCTGTACAAGAAGCTCAACTCGGCCGTTTTCCCGGGCACGCAAGGTGGCCCGCTCATGCACGTCATCGCGGCCAAGGCCGTGGCCTTCAAGGAGGCGCTCGACGCCGATTTCCAGAGCTATACCCAGCGCATCGTCGACAATGCCACCGCGATGGCCGATGTATTCGTCGAGCGCGGCTACGACGTGGTCTCGGGCGGTACCGACAACCATCTGATGCTGGTGAGCCTGGTCAAGCAGGACATCACCGGCAAGGATGCCGAGGCCCTGCTCGGCAGGGCGCATATCACCGCCAACAAGAACGCCGTGCCCGGCGATCCGCGCTCGCCGTTTGTGACCTCCGGCCTGCGTATCGGCACGCCCGCGGCCACGACGCGCGGCTTCAACGTGGACGACATGCGCCAGGTCGCAACCTGGATCTGCGACGTGCTCGACACCCACGCCGACGGCGGCGATGTCGATGCGCAAGTTTCGCGGGTCCGTTCGGCGGTGGCCGAACTGTGCTCGCGCTATCCGGTGTATCGCGCGGCTACGCGCGGCGCGGCCTGA
- the aspS gene encoding aspartate--tRNA ligase — translation MRSHYSGEVTAAAIDSEITVCGWVHRRRDHGGVIFVDLRDRSGLIQVVFDPDEAETFAAAERLRSEYVIKVTGRVRARPEGTINANLASGEIEVYTTALEVLNASETPPLQLDETETVGDAARLRYRYVELRKPRMQRHMQLRAQVTRAVRHALDDLGFLDIETPILTRATPEGARDYLVPSRTQPGHFFALPQSPQLFKQLLMVAGMDRYYQIARCFRDEDLRADRQPEFTQIDIEASFVDADDIMGINEQMIRQLFDDVLGVKLPDPFPRMPYAEAMRRFGSDKPDLRIDLELVDIADLVADAEFKVFSGPANSDTGRVAVLRVPGGASLTRKQIDGYTDFVGRYGAKGLAYVKISDVAKGREGMSSPILKFLSDDAVAGIVERTGAADGDLLFFGADSTSVVNDALGALRVKLGHDLGRVQGDWAPLWVVDWPMFEYDEATKRWYAAHHPFTAPAVDDPEALKAAPHQAMAKAYDMVLNGSEIGGGSVRIHSPEMQQAAFDVLGITREEAEEKFGFLLEALKFGAPPHAGIAFGLDRLVMLMAGADSIREVIAFPKTQTATDLLTGAPGTADAAQLRELGIRLRQQESSSAEAKAGAGATNDGA, via the coding sequence ATGCGATCCCACTACAGCGGCGAAGTCACCGCCGCTGCGATTGACAGCGAAATCACCGTCTGCGGCTGGGTGCACCGGCGCCGCGACCACGGCGGGGTGATCTTCGTGGATCTGCGCGATCGCAGCGGGCTGATCCAGGTCGTGTTCGATCCCGACGAGGCCGAAACCTTCGCCGCCGCCGAGCGCCTGCGCAGCGAATACGTGATCAAGGTGACCGGCCGCGTGCGGGCGCGCCCGGAAGGCACGATCAACGCGAATCTGGCCTCGGGCGAGATCGAGGTCTACACCACGGCGCTGGAAGTCCTCAACGCCTCCGAAACGCCGCCGCTCCAGCTCGACGAGACCGAGACGGTCGGCGACGCCGCGCGCCTGCGTTATCGCTATGTCGAGCTGCGCAAGCCGCGCATGCAGCGCCACATGCAGCTGCGCGCGCAGGTCACCCGCGCCGTGCGCCATGCGCTGGACGATCTCGGCTTTCTCGATATCGAAACCCCGATCCTGACCCGCGCCACGCCCGAAGGCGCGCGCGACTATCTGGTGCCGAGCCGTACCCAGCCGGGGCATTTCTTCGCGCTGCCGCAGTCGCCGCAGCTGTTCAAGCAGCTGCTCATGGTCGCCGGCATGGACCGCTACTACCAGATCGCGCGCTGCTTCCGCGACGAGGATCTGCGTGCCGACCGCCAGCCCGAATTCACCCAGATCGATATCGAGGCCTCGTTCGTCGATGCCGACGACATCATGGGCATCAACGAACAGATGATTCGCCAGCTGTTCGACGACGTGCTGGGGGTGAAACTGCCCGACCCGTTCCCGCGCATGCCCTACGCAGAGGCCATGCGGCGCTTCGGTTCCGATAAACCGGATCTACGCATCGACCTGGAGCTGGTCGACATCGCCGACCTGGTTGCGGATGCGGAGTTCAAGGTGTTCTCCGGCCCGGCCAACAGCGACACCGGCCGCGTGGCCGTGCTGCGGGTGCCGGGCGGCGCCAGCCTCACCCGCAAGCAGATCGACGGCTATACCGACTTCGTCGGCCGTTACGGCGCCAAGGGTCTGGCCTACGTCAAGATCAGCGACGTCGCCAAGGGCCGCGAGGGCATGAGTTCGCCCATCCTTAAATTCCTGTCGGACGACGCGGTGGCCGGCATCGTCGAGCGCACGGGTGCGGCCGACGGCGATCTGTTGTTCTTCGGCGCGGATTCCACGAGCGTGGTCAACGACGCGCTGGGCGCGCTGCGCGTCAAGCTCGGCCACGATCTGGGCCGTGTCCAGGGCGACTGGGCCCCGCTGTGGGTGGTCGACTGGCCGATGTTCGAATACGACGAGGCAACCAAGCGCTGGTACGCCGCGCATCATCCGTTCACAGCCCCCGCGGTCGACGACCCCGAAGCGCTCAAGGCGGCGCCCCACCAGGCGATGGCCAAGGCTTACGACATGGTCCTGAACGGCTCGGAGATCGGCGGCGGATCGGTGCGTATCCACTCGCCCGAAATGCAGCAGGCCGCCTTCGACGTGCTGGGCATCACGCGCGAGGAGGCCGAAGAGAAATTCGGCTTCCTGCTGGAAGCGCTCAAGTTCGGTGCGCCGCCGCATGCCGGCATTGCTTTCGGCCTGGATCGTCTGGTGATGCTGATGGCCGGCGCGGACTCGATTCGCGAAGTCATTGCCTTCCCGAAGACCCAGACTGCGACGGACCTGCTGACCGGCGCGCCGGGGACGGCCGACGCCGCGCAGCTGCGCGAGCTGGGCATCCGGTTGCGCCAGCAGGAATCCTCCTCGGCCGAAGCAAAGGCTGGCGCTGGCGCCACGAATGATGGCGCCTGA
- the nusB gene encoding transcription antitermination factor NusB, with protein MPIRDQSLGEAAGAADNEPEHNDDQLPELPPKMPGGRRIRARMAAVQAVYQWRMSGTEIAALIEQFARAGRLADLDREYFEMVLRGVVYDVSGLEKAFDTHLSRPAVQLDPVEYAILLLATYELRECPEIPFAAVINEATNLAKIFGATDGHRFVNGVLDATARDLRPVEAARGRRR; from the coding sequence ATGCCGATTCGCGATCAGTCGCTGGGCGAAGCCGCCGGCGCCGCCGACAACGAGCCCGAGCACAACGACGATCAATTGCCGGAGCTGCCGCCGAAAATGCCGGGCGGGCGGCGTATTCGGGCCCGCATGGCCGCGGTTCAGGCGGTCTATCAATGGCGTATGTCGGGCACCGAGATTGCCGCGCTGATCGAACAGTTCGCCCGGGCGGGTCGTCTGGCCGATCTCGATCGCGAGTATTTCGAAATGGTGCTGCGCGGCGTGGTGTACGACGTCTCCGGACTGGAAAAAGCGTTCGACACGCACCTGAGCCGGCCCGCCGTCCAGCTCGACCCGGTGGAATACGCGATCCTGCTGCTGGCGACCTACGAGCTGCGCGAGTGTCCGGAGATTCCGTTCGCCGCGGTGATCAACGAGGCCACCAATCTGGCCAAGATCTTCGGTGCCACCGACGGCCATCGATTCGTCAACGGCGTGCTCGATGCTACCGCGCGCGACCTGCGCCCGGTGGAGGCGGCGAGAGGCCGGCGCCGCTAA
- the ribD gene encoding bifunctional diaminohydroxyphosphoribosylaminopyrimidine deaminase/5-amino-6-(5-phosphoribosylamino)uracil reductase RibD yields MSAIERRQPLHAFFMQRAMELARRGWYTTRPNPRVGCVITQGNVVRGEGWHQRAGEGHAEVQALDDVRARGNDPKGATVYVTLEPCSHSGRTPPCTKALIEAGVARVVIGAQDPNPAVNGQGIAALRAAGIEVVTGVMAEACAALNAGFNLRMAQGRPRVRIKLAMSLDGRTAAADGSSQWITGEVARDDVHRLRAESGAVLIGHGTLAADDPSLNVRLPGDWVPPLRVVLDSDLAMRADARMLGLDGATLVVTASEDSERRRTLEAVGAEVRVVPRGDGGLDLPRILAILGEREINDVLVEAGPTLAGALTRAGLVDEFVIYVAPLLIGANGRALMALSGAVGLDDAQALVFDNIEPMGTDLKITARPALSQSE; encoded by the coding sequence ATGAGCGCGATCGAGCGCCGCCAGCCTTTGCACGCCTTTTTCATGCAGCGCGCGATGGAACTCGCGCGCCGCGGCTGGTACACGACGCGGCCCAACCCGCGGGTGGGCTGCGTGATTACGCAGGGTAACGTCGTGCGCGGCGAGGGTTGGCACCAGCGTGCCGGTGAGGGCCATGCCGAGGTGCAGGCGCTGGACGACGTGCGCGCCCGCGGCAACGACCCGAAAGGGGCCACCGTCTACGTCACCCTCGAACCCTGCAGTCACAGCGGCCGCACGCCGCCCTGCACGAAGGCGCTGATCGAGGCCGGCGTGGCCCGGGTCGTGATCGGCGCCCAGGACCCGAACCCGGCCGTGAACGGGCAGGGCATCGCGGCCCTGCGCGCTGCCGGTATCGAGGTCGTCACCGGGGTCATGGCCGAGGCCTGTGCCGCACTCAATGCCGGTTTCAATCTGCGGATGGCGCAGGGACGCCCGCGCGTACGCATCAAGCTGGCGATGAGCCTGGACGGGCGTACCGCGGCGGCCGACGGGAGCAGTCAATGGATCACCGGTGAGGTCGCGCGCGACGATGTCCATCGTCTGCGCGCGGAATCGGGCGCCGTACTGATCGGGCACGGCACGCTTGCCGCGGACGACCCGTCGCTCAATGTACGATTGCCGGGCGACTGGGTGCCGCCGCTGCGCGTGGTGCTGGACAGCGATCTGGCCATGCGCGCGGATGCGCGCATGCTGGGCCTCGATGGCGCCACGCTGGTGGTCACGGCCAGCGAGGACAGCGAACGCCGGCGGACGCTGGAAGCCGTGGGCGCGGAGGTCAGGGTCGTGCCGCGCGGCGACGGCGGGCTGGATTTACCGCGTATCCTGGCGATTCTCGGCGAGCGCGAGATCAACGACGTGCTGGTGGAGGCCGGGCCGACACTGGCCGGTGCGCTCACCCGGGCCGGGCTGGTCGACGAGTTCGTGATTTATGTTGCGCCGCTGCTTATCGGGGCCAACGGCCGCGCGCTGATGGCGCTGTCCGGTGCGGTCGGCCTCGACGACGCCCAGGCCCTGGTGTTCGACAATATCGAGCCGATGGGCACAGACCTGAAAATCACGGCGCGGCCGGCGCTGTCTCAATCGGAATGA